Proteins found in one Abyssibius alkaniclasticus genomic segment:
- a CDS encoding NADH-quinone oxidoreductase subunit J encodes MSFATAFFLAFFGIAAIWFGIVVFRTHSMVRSAIALLFSQTAIGAMFLVMQAEFLGVLQIMMMATEMSVMAIFMVMFMMDPGGMGKMDMTHQKRLSLWAGGIGLVAALAVIWTAGWQGPVPEVPGADEQARALGREILGRSMFVFESAALMILTAMIAATMVAIAPQEKDRP; translated from the coding sequence ATGAGCTTTGCCACCGCCTTTTTCCTTGCCTTTTTTGGCATTGCCGCAATCTGGTTCGGCATTGTTGTGTTCCGCACGCATTCGATGGTGCGGTCGGCCATTGCGCTGCTGTTCAGCCAAACCGCCATTGGCGCGATGTTTCTGGTCATGCAGGCCGAATTCCTGGGTGTTCTGCAAATCATGATGATGGCCACCGAAATGAGCGTCATGGCGATTTTCATGGTGATGTTCATGATGGACCCGGGCGGCATGGGCAAGATGGACATGACCCACCAGAAACGCCTGTCGCTCTGGGCCGGGGGCATTGGCCTGGTGGCGGCGCTGGCCGTAATCTGGACCGCCGGCTGGCAAGGGCCGGTGCCCGAGGTGCCGGGTGCCGATGAGCAGGCGCGCGCACTTGGCCGCGAAATTCTGGGCCGCTCGATGTTCGTCTTTGAAAGCGCCGCGCTGATGATTTTGACCGCGATGATCGCCGCAACAATGGTGGCGATTGCGCCGCAGGAAAAGGACAGGCCATGA
- a CDS encoding complex I subunit 1/NuoH family protein, whose amino-acid sequence MTIFIILFALALGCYAVAVLEGWAVHGRLSLTRPAISALALLGREQIMPRTPDRLYYEAGPVLLLIAGLLAVAVIPLAPGLIITDLAIGALFLNAALAYVLVALIMAGWGPNGAYGMISGWRFLGQFIAYAMLIVMPITAVAMRAESLSTTQIVLSQAGLWNIAYQPIGFVLFVVAAMGVAWLPPVDLPTGGGDLASGVTAEYTGARLAVFRLARLVIIVALAGATVTFYLGGWLGPWLPGWAWSALKTLAVIAALLLGGRHLPRLREARYLAVSWKLGISLALANIFLVGVIALVVPL is encoded by the coding sequence ATGACCATATTCATCATCCTGTTCGCGCTCGCGCTCGGCTGCTACGCGGTTGCCGTGCTGGAGGGTTGGGCGGTCCACGGCCGCCTCAGCCTGACACGGCCCGCCATTTCGGCGCTGGCACTGCTGGGGCGCGAACAGATCATGCCGCGCACGCCCGACCGGCTGTATTACGAGGCCGGACCGGTGCTTTTGCTGATCGCCGGGCTGCTGGCGGTGGCGGTCATCCCGCTGGCGCCGGGGCTGATCATTACCGACCTGGCCATCGGCGCGCTGTTTTTGAACGCCGCGCTGGCCTATGTTCTGGTGGCGCTGATCATGGCCGGATGGGGGCCGAACGGGGCTTACGGGATGATCTCGGGCTGGCGCTTTCTGGGCCAGTTCATTGCCTATGCCATGCTGATCGTCATGCCGATCACGGCGGTGGCGATGCGGGCGGAATCGCTGTCCACCACCCAGATCGTGCTGTCGCAGGCGGGGCTTTGGAACATTGCCTATCAGCCCATCGGCTTTGTGCTGTTCGTGGTTGCCGCAATGGGCGTGGCCTGGCTGCCACCGGTCGACCTGCCCACCGGCGGCGGCGATCTGGCCAGCGGGGTCACGGCCGAATACACCGGCGCGCGGCTGGCCGTGTTCCGGCTGGCGCGGCTGGTGATCATTGTGGCGCTGGCCGGTGCCACCGTTACCTTCTACCTTGGCGGTTGGCTGGGGCCGTGGCTGCCGGGCTGGGCCTGGAGCGCGCTCAAGACGCTGGCCGTGATTGCGGCATTGCTGCTGGGGGGCCGGCATTTACCGCGCTTGCGCGAGGCGCGCTACCTGGCCGTCAGCTGGAAGCTCGGCATTTCGCTGGCGCTGGCCAATATCTTTCTGGTGGGCGTCATCGCCCTTGTGGTGCCGCTATGA